The following proteins come from a genomic window of Eulemur rufifrons isolate Redbay chromosome 24, OSU_ERuf_1, whole genome shotgun sequence:
- the FPR1 gene encoding fMet-Leu-Phe receptor has translation MEANSSLPVNVSGRTHAVPGGYLVLDIFSYLVLVVTFVLGILGNGLVIWVAGFRMKHTVTTISYLNLALADFFFTSTLPFSIVSKALGGHWPFGWFLCKFINTIVDINLFGSVFLIALIALDRCICVLHPVWAQNHRTVGLAKKVILGPWILALLLTLPVIIRVTTVANKTVGKVFCTFDFSPWTNDPVEKFKVSVTMLTLRGIIRFLIGFTMPMSTIAICYGLIATKIHRQGLIKSSRPLRVLSFVVAAFFLCWFPYQLVALMVTVRIREVLLGMSTGFRIAVNVTSALAFFNSCLNPMLYVFMGQDFRERLIHSLPASLERALTEDSAPTSDTATNSASPPAEAELQAA, from the coding sequence ATGGAGGCGAATTCTTCTCTCCCCGTGAATGTGTCTGGACGGACTCACGCTGTACCTGGTGGCTATCTTGTCCTGGATATCTTCTCTTATTTGGTATTAGTAGTCACCTTTGTCCTTGGCATCCTGGGCAATGGGCTTGTGATCTGGGTGGCTGGATTCCGGATGAAACACACAGTCACCACCATCTCTTACCTGAATCTGGCCTTAGCCGACTTCTTTTTCACCTCCACTTTGCCTTTCTCCATAGTCTCAAAGGCCTTGGGAGGACATTGGCCTTTTGGTTGGTTCCTGTGCAAGTTCATTAATACCATAGTGGACATCAACCTGTTTGGAAGTGTCTTCCTGATTGCGCTCATTGCCCTGGACCGTTGCATTTGTGTCCTGCATCCAGTCTGGGCCCAGAACCACCGCACCGTCGGTCTGGCCAAGAAGGTGATCCTTGGGCCCTGGATTCTTGCTCTGCTCCTCACCTTGCCAGTTATCATTCGTGTGACTACTGTGGCTAACAAAACGGTGGGGAAAGTATTCTGCACTTTTGACTTTTCACCCTGGACCAACGACCCTGTCGAGAAGTTCAAGGTTTCCGTCACCATGCTCACGCTGAGAGGGATCATCCGCTTCCTTATTGGCTTCACCATGCCGATGTCCACCATCGCCATCTGCTACGGGCTCATCGCCACCAAGATCCACAGACAAGGCCTGATTAAGTCCAGTCGTCCTTTACGGGTCCTCTCTTTTGTTGTAGCTGCCTTTTTTCTCTGCTGGTTTCCCTATCAGTTAGTTGCCCTCATGGTCACAGTCAGAATCCGTGAGGTGTTGCTTGGTATGAGCACAGGCTTCAGAATAGCGGTGAATGTGACAAGCGCTCTGGCCTTCTTCAACAGCTGCCTCAACCCGATGCTCTATGTCTTCATGGGCCAGGACTTCCGAGAGAGACTGATCCACTCCCTGCCCGCCAGTCTGGAGAGAGCCCTCACCGAGGACTCAGCCCCGACCAGTGACACAGCTACCAATTCTGCTTCACCTCCTGCAGAGGCTGAGTTACAGGCAGCAtga